Within Oscillospiraceae bacterium, the genomic segment GCTCTCAGATAACATCGTTGAATCATTGCGCTTGCCGCGCTGCGATTGCGGCGCCATGTACGGGCAGTCGGTCTCTAACATAATATTGTCCAACCCCATGACCACTGCCGCTTGACGCAAGTGCTCAACCTTGGGATACGTAATGTTGGGCGTAAATGAAACCACGCGCCCACGTTGCCGCAGGGCTGCTGCCATATCAGCCGATCCGCTATAGCAGTGGAACACCATCGGCACATCGGGGAAGTCGTTGGTCATGGAAAGGCTGTCGGCACAAGCGTCACGGGCATGAATAATGGCGGGCAAGCCCACTTCTCGCGCCAAAATGAGCTGTCGGTGAAATGCCGTTTGTTGCGCCTCGCGCGGCGCAAGATTTCGAAAATAATCAAGCCCACATTCGCCGATAGCTTTGACCTTCGGGTGACGCGCCATCAAACGCAGTGCCTCAATGGCAGTATCGTCCAATGTTTCGGCGTCATGCGGGTGTACACCCACCGCCGCATACACGTGCGAAAACATCTCGGCCAATTCAATGGACGCTTGACTTGACGCCACATCATATCCCACGTTAATAACAGCCTCAACGCCATGCTTGGACAACGAGGCGAGCAAGTTGTCACGATCGCTGTTAAACTGCTTATGATTGTAATGCGCGTGGGTGTCAATCAGCGTCATTGCGGCGCACCGCCCTTGGACTGCGGTTTATTGGTGCTGGGCGCCTTCGGTGCGTTAGGACTATCATTACGCCCTGAGTGGCCCTCTTTCGGCAAAGGCAATGTATGCGCAGTTGACTTTTCTCTTGTGCGCGGCTCGTTTTCTTGGCGCGGCTTATTTCGGTTGTTGCGAGGACTGGCGTTCTCTTTACCCTCTTTTGCAAAAGAGGGTGCGTCATCAGACGCGGATGGTTTTCCTCTTAGCTGTGTGGGCGTGCCTCCCTCAGTATTGTCTTTTGATGCTTGTGGCTTTTCTTCTTGTCCATGTTTGCCGCAATGCCCGCCTTTCCCCTCGCCGCCTTTGACGCGGCAGATATCGCAACACTTGAACATGCGCTCATCGTGGTCGCCCTTGTCCATCAACACTTTGACGCGCTCACGCAATAGGTTGACGTCCTTGACAACGCCCAATCCGTCAGGCGTTTCGACCCGCGCGCCAACGGGCGGCGAATTTTTGCGCAAATCGGCATATGCCACTTGCTCGTGCTTTAAGCAGCACATCAAGCGGCCGCAAACGCCGGAAATCTTGGCGGGGTTGAGCGGCAAGCCCTGCTCTTTTGCCATTTTAATTGACACCGGCACAAATTCAGATTTCATCACTGAGCAACAGGTCGGGCGGCCGCACACGCCTAAACCGCCGACAAGCTGTGCTTCGTCGCGTACGCCGATTTGCCGCAGTTCAATACGCCGGTGGAAGAGCGACGCCAGATCGCGCACTAAGGCACGGAAATCAACACGCTCTTCGGCGGTGAAGAAGAAAATCAATTTACTGCCGTCAAACGTATAGTCGGCGGCAACCAGTTTCATGTCAAGTTTATGCTCGGCAATCTTTTGCTGTGCGATGT encodes:
- a CDS encoding TatD family hydrolase, which encodes MTLIDTHAHYNHKQFNSDRDNLLASLSKHGVEAVINVGYDVASSQASIELAEMFSHVYAAVGVHPHDAETLDDTAIEALRLMARHPKVKAIGECGLDYFRNLAPREAQQTAFHRQLILAREVGLPAIIHARDACADSLSMTNDFPDVPMVFHCYSGSADMAAALRQRGRVVSFTPNITYPKVEHLRQAAVVMGLDNIMLETDCPYMAPQSQRGKRNDSTMLSESVAVLAQWFGRSPEEVSTVTTANARKFFGV
- a CDS encoding stage 0 sporulation family protein; protein product: MLNIIGVHFQKLGKLYYFDPAEVAVKKGDTVIVDTQNGPEIGICHTDILQMEPSKVPQPLKPVLRIATTRDKQTQQELLTREKEAFNIAQQKIAEHKLDMKLVAADYTFDGSKLIFFFTAEERVDFRALVRDLASLFHRRIELRQIGVRDEAQLVGGLGVCGRPTCCSVMKSEFVPVSIKMAKEQGLPLNPAKISGVCGRLMCCLKHEQVAYADLRKNSPPVGARVETPDGLGVVKDVNLLRERVKVLMDKGDHDERMFKCCDICRVKGGEGKGGHCGKHGQEEKPQASKDNTEGGTPTQLRGKPSASDDAPSFAKEGKENASPRNNRNKPRQENEPRTREKSTAHTLPLPKEGHSGRNDSPNAPKAPSTNKPQSKGGAPQ